The Cellulomonas sp. S1-8 genome has a window encoding:
- a CDS encoding 50S ribosomal protein L25/general stress protein Ctc, which yields MSEIKLAAIPRTEFGKGAARRLRRTNHIPAVLYGHGTDPLHVALPGHETMLALKHSNALYSIELDGVTTLAIVKDVQRDVVRQIIEHVDLLIVKKGEKVTVDVPVHVVGESYPGTIHVVETQNLSLEAEATHLPQFVEVSIEGLVAGATVTAGDVVLPQGATLLSDADLTVVAVSVPQASAADVAADEAVADLAAKQSAESAAESL from the coding sequence GTGTCCGAGATCAAGCTCGCCGCCATCCCCCGCACCGAGTTCGGCAAGGGCGCAGCGCGCCGCCTGCGCCGCACCAACCACATCCCCGCCGTCCTGTACGGGCACGGCACCGACCCGCTGCACGTGGCGCTCCCGGGCCACGAGACGATGCTCGCGCTGAAGCACTCCAACGCGCTGTACTCGATCGAGCTCGACGGGGTCACGACCCTCGCGATCGTCAAGGACGTCCAGCGCGACGTCGTGCGCCAGATCATCGAGCACGTCGACCTCCTCATCGTGAAGAAGGGCGAGAAGGTCACCGTCGACGTCCCCGTCCACGTGGTGGGTGAGTCCTACCCCGGCACGATCCACGTCGTCGAGACGCAGAACCTGTCCCTCGAGGCCGAGGCCACGCACCTGCCGCAGTTCGTCGAGGTGTCGATCGAGGGCCTGGTCGCCGGCGCGACGGTCACCGCCGGTGACGTCGTCCTGCCGCAGGGCGCGACGCTCCTGAGCGACGCCGACCTCACGGTCGTCGCCGTCAGCGTCCCGCAGGCGTCCGCCGCCGACGTCGCCGCCGACGAGGCCGTCGCCGACCTCGCCGCGAAGCAGTCGGCCGAATCGGCCGCCGAGAGCCTCTGA
- a CDS encoding SIMPL domain-containing protein has protein sequence MSHDERGDGGRRGGVTVRGAGAAEAVPDVVVADLGTEVRAPDVSAALRDATDALAAVRAALRAAGVEDRAVRTGSTSTWTEQTGPDGEGLRVVAHLGLVVTLRDVATAGDVIGGALAAGGAHVRLGGLRLVVSDPGPAQTRAREAAWQDAAAKAEHLAALAGRPLGRVLWVREDEPGGGATPRFARAAVAGAFAAPVEPGEQTVQAAVTARWAWADDPA, from the coding sequence GTGTCGCACGACGAGCGCGGTGACGGCGGCCGCCGCGGCGGCGTGACCGTGCGCGGCGCGGGCGCCGCGGAGGCGGTGCCGGACGTCGTCGTCGCCGACCTCGGCACCGAGGTGCGGGCGCCGGACGTCAGCGCCGCGCTGCGGGACGCGACCGACGCCCTTGCGGCCGTCCGCGCCGCGCTGCGCGCCGCGGGCGTCGAGGACCGCGCCGTGCGCACCGGCAGCACGTCCACGTGGACCGAGCAGACCGGGCCCGACGGCGAGGGCCTGCGAGTCGTCGCGCACCTCGGGCTGGTCGTCACGCTGCGGGACGTCGCCACGGCCGGCGACGTGATCGGCGGGGCCCTGGCCGCGGGTGGCGCGCACGTGCGCCTGGGCGGCCTGCGGCTCGTCGTCAGCGACCCCGGACCGGCGCAGACCCGCGCGCGCGAGGCCGCGTGGCAGGACGCCGCGGCGAAGGCCGAGCACCTCGCCGCCCTGGCCGGGCGCCCGCTGGGCCGCGTGCTGTGGGTCCGGGAGGACGAGCCCGGTGGCGGGGCCACGCCCCGGTTCGCGCGTGCGGCGGTCGCCGGGGCGTTCGCGGCGCCCGTCGAGCCCGGCGAGCAGACGGTGCAGGCGGCCGTGACGGCCCGGTGGGCCTGGGCGGACGACCCCGCCTGA
- the uxaC gene encoding glucuronate isomerase: MRTRAHHDDRLLPLDPGVRTLARDLYKGVRDLPIISPHGHVPAQLLLDDEPFRDPTSLLLTPDHYVTRLLHASGVPLETLGVGGEPLDADAARVAWRALCTHWHVLRGTAVRYWFDATLQGVFGTDLRPGADTADELYDLVDDRLRRPAFRPRALLDRFGIDVLATTDDPVDDLAAHAALRDDPTCTTRVLPTFRPDRYLEPAVAGWADAVARLGAAAGTGTGTYAGWVAAMADRRAYFRAHGAVSADHSHEDVGTAPLDDVDAELLYARALAGTVSADEGAALRRHMLLEMARLSTQDGLTMTLHPGVRRNHHGPSHARYGPDSGHDIPLPGAFTDHLRPLLERYGTHPDLRLVLFTLDESVVSRELAPLAGFYPSVYVGAPWWFLDAPASIRRWRESVTEIAGLSRTSGFIDDTRALCSIPARHDMARRLDAGFLASLVAEHRLEEDEAADALVDLVTGRPAAVFRL; encoded by the coding sequence GTGAGGACCCGCGCGCACCACGACGACCGCCTGCTGCCCCTCGACCCGGGGGTGCGCACCCTCGCACGCGACCTCTACAAGGGCGTCCGCGACCTGCCGATCATCTCGCCGCACGGGCACGTGCCCGCCCAGCTGCTCCTCGACGACGAGCCGTTCCGCGACCCGACGTCGCTGCTGCTCACGCCCGACCACTACGTGACGCGCCTGCTGCACGCGTCGGGCGTGCCCCTCGAGACGCTCGGGGTGGGCGGTGAGCCGCTCGACGCGGACGCGGCCCGGGTGGCGTGGCGCGCGCTGTGCACGCACTGGCACGTCCTGCGCGGCACCGCGGTGCGGTACTGGTTCGACGCCACGCTGCAGGGCGTCTTCGGCACCGACCTGCGACCCGGCGCGGACACCGCCGACGAGCTGTACGACCTGGTCGACGACCGGCTGCGCCGCCCCGCGTTCCGTCCGCGTGCGCTGCTGGACCGGTTCGGCATCGACGTGCTCGCCACCACGGACGACCCGGTCGACGACCTGGCGGCGCACGCCGCGCTGCGCGACGACCCGACCTGCACCACCCGGGTGCTGCCGACGTTCCGACCGGACCGGTACCTGGAGCCGGCCGTCGCGGGCTGGGCGGACGCCGTCGCCCGGCTGGGCGCGGCCGCCGGGACCGGGACCGGCACGTACGCCGGCTGGGTCGCGGCCATGGCCGACCGGCGCGCGTACTTCCGCGCGCACGGCGCGGTGTCGGCGGACCACAGCCACGAGGACGTCGGCACGGCCCCGCTCGACGACGTCGACGCCGAGCTGCTCTACGCCCGCGCGCTGGCCGGCACGGTCAGCGCCGACGAGGGTGCCGCGCTGCGCCGCCACATGCTGCTGGAGATGGCCCGCCTGTCCACGCAGGACGGCCTGACGATGACGCTGCACCCGGGGGTGCGGCGCAACCACCACGGCCCGTCGCACGCGCGGTACGGCCCTGACAGCGGGCACGACATCCCGCTGCCGGGCGCGTTCACCGACCACCTGCGCCCCCTGCTCGAGCGGTACGGCACCCACCCCGACCTGCGGCTGGTGCTGTTCACGCTCGACGAGTCGGTGGTCTCGCGCGAGCTGGCGCCGCTGGCCGGGTTCTACCCGTCGGTGTACGTCGGTGCGCCGTGGTGGTTCCTCGACGCGCCCGCGTCGATCCGCCGGTGGCGCGAGTCCGTGACGGAGATCGCCGGGCTGAGCCGCACGAGCGGGTTCATCGACGACACGCGCGCGCTGTGCTCGATCCCGGCGCGGCACGACATGGCGCGCCGCCTCGACGCCGGGTTCCTCGCGTCCCTCGTCGCCGAGCACCGCCTGGAGGAGGACGAGGCGGCGGACGCGCTCGTCGACCTGGTGACGGGCCGGCCGGCCGCGGTGTTCCGCCTCTGA
- a CDS encoding ribose-phosphate diphosphokinase, whose protein sequence is MTGIIRHDGEKRLVVASGRAHPELAQDVARALDIELLPTTAYDFANGEIYVRFGESVRGSDAFVLQSHCAPINQWIMEQLLMVDALKRASAKTITVIAPFYGYARQDKKHRGREPISARLMADLFLTAGADRLMSVDLHAAQTQGYFDGPVDHLWAQPILVDYVRTRVDTSNVTVVSPDAGRIRVAEQWAAKLGGGPLAFVHKTRDIRSPNKAVANRVVGDVEGKSCVIVDDLIDTAGTIAGAVRVVLDAGAKDVIVAATHGVLSDPAVERLQQCGAREVIITDTLPIAEDRRFPQLTVLSIAPLLARAIREVFDDGSVTSLFDGNA, encoded by the coding sequence ATGACCGGCATCATCAGGCACGACGGGGAGAAGCGCCTGGTGGTGGCCTCCGGCCGAGCGCACCCCGAGCTCGCGCAGGACGTGGCACGGGCGCTGGACATCGAGCTGCTGCCGACCACCGCGTACGACTTCGCCAACGGCGAGATCTACGTGCGGTTCGGGGAGTCGGTCCGCGGGTCCGACGCGTTCGTCCTGCAGTCGCACTGCGCGCCGATCAACCAGTGGATCATGGAGCAGCTGCTCATGGTCGACGCCCTGAAGCGCGCCTCGGCCAAGACCATCACCGTGATCGCGCCGTTCTACGGGTACGCCCGGCAGGACAAGAAGCACCGCGGGCGCGAGCCCATCTCGGCGCGGCTCATGGCCGACCTGTTCCTCACCGCCGGTGCCGACCGCCTCATGAGCGTCGACCTGCACGCCGCGCAGACGCAGGGGTACTTCGACGGGCCGGTCGACCACCTGTGGGCGCAGCCGATCCTCGTCGACTACGTGCGCACGCGCGTCGACACGTCGAACGTCACGGTCGTCTCGCCCGACGCCGGTCGCATCCGCGTCGCCGAGCAGTGGGCCGCGAAGCTCGGCGGCGGCCCGCTCGCCTTCGTCCACAAGACGCGCGACATCCGCAGCCCCAACAAGGCGGTCGCCAACCGGGTCGTCGGCGACGTCGAGGGCAAGAGCTGCGTGATCGTCGACGACCTCATCGACACGGCCGGCACGATCGCCGGTGCCGTCCGGGTGGTGCTCGACGCGGGCGCCAAGGACGTCATCGTCGCCGCGACGCACGGCGTGCTGTCGGACCCCGCCGTCGAGCGCCTGCAGCAGTGCGGCGCGCGCGAGGTCATCATCACCGACACCCTGCCGATCGCCGAGGACCGCCGGTTCCCGCAGCTCACGGTCCTGTCGATCGCTCCGCTGCTCGCCCGCGCGATCCGCGAGGTGTTCGACGACGGCTCGGTGACGTCCCTGTTCGACGGGAACGCCTGA
- the glmU gene encoding bifunctional UDP-N-acetylglucosamine diphosphorylase/glucosamine-1-phosphate N-acetyltransferase GlmU, giving the protein MVTVRPAAVVVLAAGEGTRMRSATPKVLHSLGGRSMVGHALAAARALEPHRVAVVVRHERELVAAHVLQVDPDALLVDQDDVPGTGRAVQVAMSALDAAAQAATADVSARGHDVGGSAADSVLAGAVVVVAGDVPLLDAGTLRELLAAHVADANAVTVLTTEVPEPTGYGRILREPGTGDVLGIVEEKDADDAQRGITEINTSVYVFDAGVLRTALARLRRDNAQGEVYLTDVLAIARTDGGHVRALRTDDPLSVEGVNDRVQLAVLRAELNRRVLEEWMRAGVTVVDPGTTWVDVDVELGRDVTLLPGTQLHGATVVGEGATVGPDTTLTDVEVGPGAVVVRTHGSLSVIGAGATVGPFAYLRPGTDLGADGKIGTFVETKNAQIGVGSKIPHLSYVGDATIGEHSNIGAASVTVNYDGVNKHRTVIGSYARTGSDNMFVAPVVVGDGAYTGAGTVVRRDVPAGALAVSAGAQRNIEGWVARSRAGTAAADAATRARGSRDVAGLSPQARQELDRAATAAIPVTPPPHLPGQPAPLEDPTDAPAQSPTTGTTTEDGQR; this is encoded by the coding sequence CTGGTGACCGTCCGCCCAGCCGCCGTCGTCGTCCTCGCAGCGGGTGAGGGCACGCGCATGCGCTCCGCCACCCCCAAGGTCCTGCACTCCCTCGGGGGGCGCAGCATGGTCGGGCACGCGCTGGCCGCGGCCCGCGCGCTCGAGCCGCACCGGGTGGCCGTCGTCGTCCGGCACGAGCGCGAGCTCGTCGCCGCGCACGTCCTGCAGGTCGACCCGGACGCGCTGCTCGTCGACCAGGACGACGTCCCGGGCACCGGCAGGGCCGTGCAGGTCGCGATGTCGGCGCTCGACGCCGCCGCGCAGGCCGCCACCGCCGACGTCTCGGCGCGGGGCCACGACGTGGGGGGCTCCGCCGCCGACTCGGTGCTCGCGGGCGCCGTCGTCGTCGTCGCGGGCGACGTCCCGCTGCTCGACGCGGGCACGCTGCGCGAGCTGCTCGCGGCGCACGTCGCCGACGCGAACGCCGTCACGGTGCTCACCACCGAGGTGCCCGAGCCGACCGGCTACGGCCGCATCCTGCGCGAGCCCGGCACGGGCGACGTCCTGGGCATCGTCGAGGAGAAGGACGCCGACGACGCCCAGCGGGGGATCACCGAGATCAACACCTCGGTCTACGTCTTCGACGCGGGCGTGCTGCGCACCGCGCTGGCCCGGCTGCGTCGCGACAACGCGCAGGGCGAGGTGTACCTGACGGACGTGCTCGCGATCGCGCGCACCGACGGCGGTCACGTGCGCGCGCTGCGCACCGACGACCCGCTGAGCGTCGAGGGCGTCAACGACCGCGTGCAGCTCGCGGTGCTGCGCGCCGAGCTCAACCGCCGCGTCCTGGAGGAGTGGATGCGCGCCGGCGTCACCGTCGTCGACCCGGGCACCACGTGGGTCGACGTCGACGTGGAGCTCGGGCGCGACGTCACCCTGCTGCCGGGCACCCAGCTGCACGGTGCGACCGTCGTCGGCGAGGGCGCCACCGTCGGACCGGACACCACGCTCACCGACGTCGAGGTCGGCCCCGGCGCGGTCGTCGTGCGCACGCACGGGTCCCTGTCCGTCATCGGCGCGGGCGCCACCGTCGGCCCGTTCGCGTACCTGCGGCCCGGCACGGACCTGGGCGCGGACGGCAAGATCGGCACGTTCGTCGAGACGAAGAACGCGCAGATCGGCGTGGGGTCGAAGATCCCGCACCTGTCCTACGTCGGGGACGCGACGATCGGCGAGCACTCGAACATCGGTGCCGCGTCGGTGACCGTCAACTACGACGGCGTCAACAAGCACCGCACGGTCATCGGCTCGTACGCCCGCACGGGCTCGGACAACATGTTCGTCGCGCCCGTCGTGGTCGGCGACGGCGCGTACACGGGTGCCGGCACGGTCGTGCGCCGCGACGTCCCCGCGGGGGCGCTCGCCGTGAGCGCCGGCGCGCAGCGCAACATCGAGGGCTGGGTCGCGCGCTCCCGGGCGGGCACGGCCGCGGCCGACGCCGCCACCCGCGCGCGGGGCTCGCGCGACGTCGCGGGGCTGTCCCCGCAGGCGCGCCAGGAGCTCGACCGCGCCGCGACCGCGGCGATCCCCGTGACGCCACCGCCGCACCTGCCCGGCCAGCCCGCCCCGCTGGAGGACCCCACGGACGCCCCGGCGCAGAGCCCGACGACCGGCACGACGACCGAGGACGGGCAGCGATGA